In Erigeron canadensis isolate Cc75 chromosome 1, C_canadensis_v1, whole genome shotgun sequence, a single window of DNA contains:
- the LOC122582813 gene encoding calcium-binding allergen Ole e 8-like encodes MAAEITKPSLHLTKANEIKHVFSRFDMNKDGKISAVELVDIMKALGSDTSVEEVNVIMTHIDTDQDGFINLEEFTRFCKATADVDDENDGEGVNKELKNAFEMYDLNKNGLISATELHHILGQLGEGCSVDDCVKMIEPVDSDGDGFVNFEEFKKMMSNTPPSK; translated from the coding sequence atggCAGCTGAAATCACAAAGCCATCACTACACCTAACAAAAGCAAACGAAATAAAACACGTATTCAGCCGTTTTGACATGAACAAAGATGGCAAGATCTCAGCAGTTGAGCTGGTTGACATAATGAAAGCCTTGGGATCAGATACTTCAGTTGAAGAAGTAAATGTAATTATGACCCATATTGATACCGACCAAGATGGGTTCATAAATCTTGAAGAATTCACAAGATTTTGTAAGGCAACAGCTGATGtggatgatgaaaatgatggtGAGGGAGTCAATAAGGAGTTGAAAAATGCATTTGAGATGTATGATTTGAATAAAAATGGATTGATTTCTGCTACTGAGTTGCATCATATTTTGGGTCAGTTGGGTGAAGGATGCAGTGTTGATGATTGTGTTAAAATGATCGAGCCTGTTGATTCTGATGGTGATGGTTTTGTTAATTTTGAAGAGTTTAagaaaatgatgtctaataCTCCTCCTTCTAAGTGA
- the LOC122584382 gene encoding CDP-diacylglycerol--serine O-phosphatidyltransferase 1, protein MEGVNGHRRGRRRDHVAHSNGEVSIVVTDDELDPWTAWAYKPRTISLLFIGACFLIWVSGALDPEGSSSADLVTSVKRGIWAMIAVFLTYCLLQAPSTLLIRPHPAIWRLVHGLAVIYLVALTFLLFQTRDSARQFMKYLHPDLGIELPERSYGADCRIYVADNPTNRFINVYETLFDEFVPAHIFGWWGKAIMIRNQPLLWVLSIGFEFMELTFRHMLPNFNECWWDSIILDILICNWFGIWAGMQTVRYFDGKTYEWVGISRQPNIYSKVKRTLGQFTPAHWDKDEWHPLLGPWRFIQVLSLCIIFLTVEMNTFFLKFCLWVPPRNPIIVYRLVLWWLIAIPTIREYNSYLQDQKPVKKVGAFCWLSLAICIIELLICIKFGHGLFPTPMPTWLVVFWTTAGLVLTVFLILWTWQSQRTLKRKRV, encoded by the exons ATGGAGGGGGTTAATGGTCATAGAAGAGGAAGGAGAAGAGATCATGTTGCTCATTCTAATGGTGAAGTGAGCATAGTGGTTACTGATGACGAACTCGACCCATGGACGGCTTGGGCTTATAAGCCTCGAACGATCTCATTGTTATTCATTGGTGCATGTTTTCTTAT TTGGGTAAGTGGAGCTCTTGATCCTGAAGGTAGTTCATCAGCTGATCTTGTTACATCAGTCAAAAG GGGAATATGGGCAATGATTGCAGTTTTTTTGACTTATTGTTTGTTGCAAGCTCCTTCTAC GTTACTAATTAGGCCACATCCAGCAATTTGGCGCCTTGTTCATGGCTTGGCTGTTATCTACCTTGTGGCTCTAACATTTTTGCTTTTCCAG ACTCGTGACAGTGCTAGGCAATTCATGAAGTATCTCCACCCCGATCTTGGCATTG AACTTCCCGAGAGGTCATATGGCGCTGATTGCCGTATCTATGTAGCTGATAACCCAACCAACAGGTTTATAAATGTTTAT GAGACactttttgatgaatttgttcCTGCTCACATCTTCGGGTGGTGGGGAAAAGCAATAATGATTCGTAATCAACCCCTCTTGTGGGTCTTATCAATTGGATTTGAGTTTATGGAG CTAACTTTTCGTCATATGCTGCCGAATTTCAATGAGTGCTGGTGGGACAGCATTATTCTTGACATATTAATCTGCAATTGGTTTG GTATTTGGGCAGGAATGCAAACTGTTCGCTATTTTGATGGTAAAACATACGAGTGGGTTGGAATAAGCCGTcaaccaaatatatatagcaAA GTAAAGCGAACATTGGGCCAATTTACGCCTGCACACTGGGATAAAGACGAATGGCACCCACTTCTTGGTCCATGGCGGTTCATCCAAGTTCTTAGTCTTTGCATCATCTTCTTAACCGTTGAAATGAATACCTTTTTCCTCAAGTTTTGCCTTTGGGTTCCTCCTCGAAACCCCATCATTGTCTATAGATTGGTCCTTTGGTGGCTGATTGCGATCCCTACAATTCGAGAGTACAATTCTTATCTACAAGACCA GAAACCGGTGAAAAAGGTGGGAGCTTTTTGTTGGCTTTCATTAGCCATCTGCATCATTGAGCTACTCATCTGTATTAAATTTGGACATG GTTTATTTCCAACTCCAATGCCAACATGGCTGGTAGTTTTTTGGACAACTGCCGGTTTAGTCCTTACTGTATTCTTGATCTTGTGGACATGGCAGTCTCAGAGAACTTTAAAACGAAAGCGCGTATGA